Below is a window of Caballeronia insecticola DNA.
ATGCTCGCGCCGACCGATCCCGTACTTGCGCACGACGTGCAGGTGGAAACGCCCGGCGACCTCGATCTGCTGCGCTTTTCGCTCTCGGGCGAAGGCGGTCTCAATGACGGCATCGCGCTGCCCTTCGCGCTTCTCGCGCTCGCGGTATGCCGCTTCGAAACATCGCCGGGCGATGCCTTGCAGTGGACGTTCGCCTTGCAAGCCGTTTGGGGCATCGCGGGCGCGCTTGCAAGCGGCTGGCTGCTCGGCGCGTTGTCGGTTCGGGTCGTCGCGTATCTGCGTACGCGTCACGGCGAAGCCCTCGGACCCGAGGGCTTCTATGCGCTCGGATTGATCGCGCTGTCGTACGGCGTGGCCGAACTGCTGCACACATACGCGTTTCTCGCCGTGTTCGCGGCCGGTCTCGCGATGCGCCGCGTCGAGCAGAAAACGAGCGGCGGCAAGTCCGCACGCGAAGCGGTCGGCACCGTCGATGCCGATGACGTCGGCGCCACCGCAGTCGATCCCGAACGCGCGCACGCCTTCATGGCGGAGCGCGTGCACGGCTTCACGATCGAGCTGGAGCGCATTGCGGAAGCCGCGATCATGCTGATGGTCGGCGCCGTGCTTGCCACCATCTGGCGCGAGTTGTTCACGTGGCAGACGGGCGCGCTCATCGTCGCGCTGTTTGTGGTGCTGCGGCCCGCATCGGTCGAAGCCTCGCTGCTCGGTTCGGATGCCGCGCCTTCGCAACGACGGCTCATGAGCTGGTTCGGCATACGCGGCGTCGGCTCGTTTTACTATCTGCTCTATGCGCTCGAACATGCGCCGCAGGATATCGCGGCGCCGCTCGTGCCGTTCGTCATTGCGACGATCACCGCATCGGTCGTCGTGCACGGCATCACTGCGACGCCATTGATGACACGTTATCAACGAACGCGGATCGATGACTGAACGTCATGATGCGCGACGCGAAGCTTTCGAGGATCGAACCGGCATGAAGCATCTGCTTTTCTTTTGCGGCCACGCGGGCACCGGCAAGACGACGCTCGCAAAACGGCTGTTCGCGCCGCTCATGCACGCGACCGGTGAACCCTTCTGCCTGCTCGACAAAGACACGCTTTACGGCGCATATAGCGCTGCGGCGATCGGCGCGTTGACGGGCGACCCGCACGATCGCGACAGCCCACTTTTCATCGAACATTTTCGCGATCCGGAGTATCGCTCGCTTGTCGATACGGCGGCGGAGAACTTGTCGTTGGGCGTGAGTGTCGTGGTGATCGCGCCGCTTACACGCGAGGTGCGCAGCGGGCGCCTGTTCGATCGCGCATGGCTCGGCATCGGTGCCGATGTCGCCATTCGCGTCGTGTGGGTGCATGTGGATGAAAGCGTGGCGCGCGAGCGCATCGTCGCACGGGGCGATGCGAACGATGCCTACAAGCTCGCGCATTGGGAAGAATATCGTCAGCGCCTTTTCGCGCCCGATGCAGCGCTCGCCCGAACGCTCGTGATGTTAGACAACACCGCGCCTTCGCAGCAGGCGCATGACGCGTTGCTCGCGCGCCTGATCGAGACGCGCTAAAGCCAGACGCGCCACACACGCGCCACGCGTCGTTACGCCGCCGCTAGATGCCGGGCCGTGGCCACCGTGTTCGCGCCTTCATACAGCTTGCCGAAGCGGTTGTTGAGGAACGCCTCGAGCGGAACCTGCTCCTGACGCACGAAGCCGCTTTGCGGCAACACGCCTTCGCGGAACAGATCGAGTTCCGCGCAGATCGCGCCGGCGGTCGTGATCTGGATCGCGCTCATCGGCGTGCCGCACACGTCCTTCGCGAAGATCTTGCGCGTGAACACGTCCTGCACGAGCTGCCCGCGCCGCATGCCCGTCACGGTGACGAAAATCAGCACGACGTCCTGCGCCGTCGAAGGCACTGCGCGCTTGAGCATCGTCTTCAGGCCGTCGCGATCGGTCGACATGCGCAGATCGTCGAGCAGGAACTTCATCAACTCGCGATGCCCGGGATACCGCACCGATTTATAGTCGAGCGTCTCGACCTTGCCCGCGAGCGTCTCGCACAACGTGCCGAGCCCGCCCGACGTATTGAACGCTTCATACTCGATACCGTCGAGCGAGAAATGTTCGACGCCTTCCAGCGGCTGCACCCATTGCGTGCGGCCCTCGCGAATCGCCTCGCACGGCTGGCAATACTCGTTGATGAGGCCGTCGATGCTCCACGTCAGGTTGTATTTGAGCGCGTTGGTCGGAAACTCGGGCAGCGCGCCGACGCGCATCTTGACTTCGCGTACATCGTCGAGACGCTTCGCCAGATCGTGCGCGACGATGCCGATGAAACCCGGCGCGAGCCCGCATTGCGGCATGAACGCGAGTTCCGAACTGTCAGCGATGGCGCGAATGGCGTGCGTTGCGCGCACGTCTTCGGTCAGGTCGAAATAATGCACGCCCGCTGCCTTGGCCGCCGATGCAACGTTGATCGCGAGGTAATACGGCAGCGCGTTGACGAGCGCGTCGAAGCCGGCCAGCGCCTGGCGCAACGCGGGCGTGTCCGCAGAATCGACGCGGCGCGTCGGGATGCCTTGTGCATCGAGCAGCGCGAGCGCGTTTTCGTCGCGATCGAACGCGACGACTTCGAAGTCCCCCGTTTCACGCAGCAAATGGGCAATGCTCTGACCGATCAATCCGGCGCCGACGAGGGCCACTTTCATATTCATCTCCTTTATGTGTGCGGGTTGAGCGGAGGGCCAAGCCGACTCGCTTCCACATACAGTTTAGGAGCGCGCGAATACTGATCCTAGACACAAAATGATGCGCTTCGACGACGGATTTCGTCATTTTGACGATTCAATCCTGCGATTCGTATCGAATGGTCATCCGGCGCGGTCGATCTTCCGCGCCAGAATGATCGACGTCGTGGTTCGCTCGACGCCTTCGAGCCCGCCGATCTCATCGAGCAGATCGTTCAGGCGGTCGGGAGAATCGGCGCGCAGCCACGCGACGTAATCGAACTCGCCGCTCACGGCGCAGAGCAATTGAATCTCGGGCATGCGCGCGAAACGCTTCTGCAAGTCGCGACCATACTTCGGCATGAGCTTGATGCCGACATACGCCTGAATGCTCGCATCCAGCACGTCCTGGCCGAGCCGCACCCCGTAGCCCGCGATCACGTTGTTCTTCTCCAGCCTCGCGATGCGCGCGATCACCGTCGTGCGCGCGACGCCCAGTTGCCGCGCGAGATGGGCGACGCTCTCACGCGCGTTCATCTGCAGGAGCGCGACGAGATTGCGGTCGATGTCGTCGAGCTGGTCGAGGCGCGGCGGTCTCATGTAGGCGTCGTCCCTGGCGTTTTGCGTTTTGCGTTATGTGTTTTGAATGCAACCGCGCATTCGGCATCTTGTGTTTTGCATTATCGCCGACAAGCGACGGCTCAGACAGGCTCAGACAGACTCAGACGGCCTCACACGCCCAGCCGCGCCACCATGAAATCGACGAAGCTCGCGAGCTTGGGCGTCGCGCGCATATCGCGCGGATAGACGAGATGCGCAGGCGATGGCTTCGGCAGAAAATCCTGCAACACCGCCACCAGCGCGCCGCTCTTCAGATCGTCTTCGACGAGCGCATGCGGTTGCAGCACGAGGCCGAAGCCCGCGAGCGCGGCCTTTCTGAGCGCCTGACCGTTGTTGGCTCTGAAGCGCGCCGACTGCGTGCGGCTCGAGTGCGTGGCATCGTCCTCGCCTTCGAGCCGCCAGCCCGCCTCGCGGCCCTGATGCACGAAGCCCAGACATTCGTGGCTGACGAGATCGGCGGGTGTCGCAGGCGTGCCGGCGCGGGCGAGATACGCGGGCGATGCGCACACGGTCATCGCGTAGGGCTTGAGCGGGCGCGCGATGAAACTCGAATCGGCGAGCGCACCGATGCGCACGGCCGCATCGAACCGGTCTTCGACGATATCGGCCATGCGGTTGCTGAGATCGAGTTCGACGGCGATCTGCGGAAACGCCGCGAGGAACTCGGTCACAGCGGGCGTGACGAACTGCACGCCGTAGGTCAGCGGCACGGTCACGCGCAGCACGCCGCGCGGTGTCGCGCTCATGGCTTCGGCGAGGGCATCGGCGGCGTCGACATCCGCGAGAATGCGCCGGCAGCGCTCGTAATATTCGCGGCCGATTTCGGTCAGGCTTTGGCGGCGCGTCGTGCGGACCATCAGACGCGCATCGAGCCGCGCTTCGAGCGCCTGAAGATGCTTGCCCGCCATCGGCGCGGAAATAGAAAAGTGCTCGGCGGCGGCGCTCAGGCTGCCCGCCTCGACGATGGTCACGAAGACCCGCATGCTCAACAAGGTGTCCACTACGCGAATTTTCCAGAGTCGTATCGAATGTAAGCAGATGTGGCAATGCGGTCGAATCCACATGCAATCGTGATACTAATATCCGCCAATGGCGTGCTTGGCGTGCTCGCCGCGATCGCTTTCCGGCAGCTTACTAGGCACGTCGCCTTTCATCTCCATCGAAGGTATTTTCCGAATGAAAAGAACACTCGCTGCATTGGCCGCACTCTGCGCATTCAGCCCGGTTTTTGCGCAATCGTCCGCGCCGGCCGCGGCATCGGCGCCTGCCGTGCAAAACGCCGCGTCCGCACCGGCTGCCTCGAAGCGCGAAGCACGCGTCGAAGAGCGTATCGCGCAACTGCATGCGAGCCTCAAGATCACGCCGCAGCAGGAAACGCAATGGTCGGCCTTCGCCGACGTGATGCGCGACAACGGCCGCACGATGGCCGATCTGTATCGCCAGCGCATTGCGCAACGCGACACAATGTCCGCGCTCGACGACATGAAACAATATGAGCAGATCACACAGGCCAACGCGGACGGCACGAAGCGCCTGGTCGCGGCGTTCGAGCCGCTGTACGCGAGTCTGTCTCCCGAACAGAAGAAGCTGGCCGATGCGAGCTTCCGCGAAGACCACGGCAAGGCGCGGCAGAATCGCGCGCATCGACGTCCGCATGCGGCGGGTGCCGATGCCGCATCGACGACGAAGCCCTGAAGCCCTGCGCATCGCCCGAAGACTCGCAGACAACGAGACGAGCCCGCATCGCACGATGCGGGCTTTTTTCTTTCAGCGGGTGCAAAATAATGCGGTTGCCGTTACGATCCCGCACCGCCACCACTCGCGATCCGCATCATGCTCCATCTGTCCCGCCTCGATCTAGCAACCGATCCCGACGCGCGCCGCGTCGTGAAGGACGAAGCCGTCTCCGTCGAATTCGCAGTCGCTCCGGGCGAGCTGATGAGTCTCGAAGGCCCGAACCGTTACGCGAGCGGCGATGCGATTGTCACCGGCAGCGGCGGCGAACGCTGGGTCGTGTCGCGCGCGCGGTTCGATGCGAAATATGCGCCCGAAGGCGGCATCGCGCATGGTGTGCCGGGCGTGTATCGCAACAAGCCGAGCGTCGTGCTGGCGAAAGAAATGCACGAACCCTTCTCGATCGCTCGCTCGGACGCCGGCGACATCCTCACCGGCGACGCAGGCGACTGGGTCATGCAATACGCGCCGGGCGATTACGGCGTCGTGAAAGCGGCGCGCTTCGCGAAGGTTTATCGCTTGATTTAAGCGAAATCCTCGCCCATTTCGATTTCCACTTCACGCGGCACGGCCTCGCCGTTCGCATACGTTTCTTCGAGCGATCCGAGCGTTGCTTCCACATACGCGCGCAGCACCGCGTAACTGCGCGCGTGCAGACGCACCGGCATCGCGCGATAACGCGACAGCGCGGCCGGATCGAAGCGCACGTCGATTGTGATGCGCCGCGCCGTCGAACCGAAACGCATCGCCACGTAGTGAATCACGAGCGAGGTGCGGCCCGCATCGTCGATGCGTTCGGCAAACTGCGTCTGCTCGGGGAAGAGATCGCAGATCACGTGCGCGAGCGTGTCGATGTCCGCGCTCGGACAGTCGTATTGGTAGTCGTCCATTCGATGTCGATATCCGGTTGAAGCACGCGCTTCAGTTACTCACTTCAGTTACTTACCTCAGTTACTCACCTCAGGCACTCGGGCGTCCCGCGGCGGCACGGCGATAGTAGCGCACGAGCGCCATCGCGACGATCACGCCCAGCACGAGATACACGGCATCCGCTGCGATCAGCGGCACGA
It encodes the following:
- a CDS encoding Spy/CpxP family protein refolding chaperone gives rise to the protein MKRTLAALAALCAFSPVFAQSSAPAAASAPAVQNAASAPAASKREARVEERIAQLHASLKITPQQETQWSAFADVMRDNGRTMADLYRQRIAQRDTMSALDDMKQYEQITQANADGTKRLVAAFEPLYASLSPEQKKLADASFREDHGKARQNRAHRRPHAAGADAASTTKP
- a CDS encoding DUF3022 domain-containing protein codes for the protein MDDYQYDCPSADIDTLAHVICDLFPEQTQFAERIDDAGRTSLVIHYVAMRFGSTARRITIDVRFDPAALSRYRAMPVRLHARSYAVLRAYVEATLGSLEETYANGEAVPREVEIEMGEDFA
- a CDS encoding LysR family transcriptional regulator; its protein translation is MDTLLSMRVFVTIVEAGSLSAAAEHFSISAPMAGKHLQALEARLDARLMVRTTRRQSLTEIGREYYERCRRILADVDAADALAEAMSATPRGVLRVTVPLTYGVQFVTPAVTEFLAAFPQIAVELDLSNRMADIVEDRFDAAVRIGALADSSFIARPLKPYAMTVCASPAYLARAGTPATPADLVSHECLGFVHQGREAGWRLEGEDDATHSSRTQSARFRANNGQALRKAALAGFGLVLQPHALVEDDLKSGALVAVLQDFLPKPSPAHLVYPRDMRATPKLASFVDFMVARLGV
- a CDS encoding AAA family ATPase translates to MKHLLFFCGHAGTGKTTLAKRLFAPLMHATGEPFCLLDKDTLYGAYSAAAIGALTGDPHDRDSPLFIEHFRDPEYRSLVDTAAENLSLGVSVVVIAPLTREVRSGRLFDRAWLGIGADVAIRVVWVHVDESVARERIVARGDANDAYKLAHWEEYRQRLFAPDAALARTLVMLDNTAPSQQAHDALLARLIETR
- a CDS encoding PGDYG domain-containing protein, which translates into the protein MLHLSRLDLATDPDARRVVKDEAVSVEFAVAPGELMSLEGPNRYASGDAIVTGSGGERWVVSRARFDAKYAPEGGIAHGVPGVYRNKPSVVLAKEMHEPFSIARSDAGDILTGDAGDWVMQYAPGDYGVVKAARFAKVYRLI
- a CDS encoding saccharopine dehydrogenase family protein codes for the protein MKVALVGAGLIGQSIAHLLRETGDFEVVAFDRDENALALLDAQGIPTRRVDSADTPALRQALAGFDALVNALPYYLAINVASAAKAAGVHYFDLTEDVRATHAIRAIADSSELAFMPQCGLAPGFIGIVAHDLAKRLDDVREVKMRVGALPEFPTNALKYNLTWSIDGLINEYCQPCEAIREGRTQWVQPLEGVEHFSLDGIEYEAFNTSGGLGTLCETLAGKVETLDYKSVRYPGHRELMKFLLDDLRMSTDRDGLKTMLKRAVPSTAQDVVLIFVTVTGMRRGQLVQDVFTRKIFAKDVCGTPMSAIQITTAGAICAELDLFREGVLPQSGFVRQEQVPLEAFLNNRFGKLYEGANTVATARHLAAA
- a CDS encoding Lrp/AsnC family transcriptional regulator, with product MRPPRLDQLDDIDRNLVALLQMNARESVAHLARQLGVARTTVIARIARLEKNNVIAGYGVRLGQDVLDASIQAYVGIKLMPKYGRDLQKRFARMPEIQLLCAVSGEFDYVAWLRADSPDRLNDLLDEIGGLEGVERTTTSIILARKIDRAG
- a CDS encoding cation:proton antiporter, with protein sequence MIETIWFLVVGSVLIFMGLASSTFKRLPISTAMCYLAIGFVLGPGLANILTLDLKADATTLRRITEVAMLVSLFAIGLRLRLSPTDRIWILPVRLGFVAMVLTVVALTLFAVYVLGFGWGPALLLAAMLAPTDPVLAHDVQVETPGDLDLLRFSLSGEGGLNDGIALPFALLALAVCRFETSPGDALQWTFALQAVWGIAGALASGWLLGALSVRVVAYLRTRHGEALGPEGFYALGLIALSYGVAELLHTYAFLAVFAAGLAMRRVEQKTSGGKSAREAVGTVDADDVGATAVDPERAHAFMAERVHGFTIELERIAEAAIMLMVGAVLATIWRELFTWQTGALIVALFVVLRPASVEASLLGSDAAPSQRRLMSWFGIRGVGSFYYLLYALEHAPQDIAAPLVPFVIATITASVVVHGITATPLMTRYQRTRIDD